From the genome of Parafrankia discariae, one region includes:
- a CDS encoding urease subunit alpha — translation MSELERSRYATLYGPTVGDRIRLADTDLFIEVTDDLSRGPGGMATGDEAVFGGGKVIRESMGQARATRAQGAPDLVITGAVVLDHWGVVKADVGIRDGRISALGKAGNPDTMDGVHPDLVIGPGTEIIAGNGKILTAGAVDTHVHFICPQQVPEALGTGVTTLIGGGTGPAEGTKATTVTASPWNLHRMMSAMDGWPVNVALLGKGNTVSEDAMWEQLRAGAAGFKLHEDWGTTPAAIDACLRVADASGVQVALHSDTLNEAGFVEDTLAAIAGRAIHAYHTEGAGGGHAPDIITVASFANILPSSTNPTRPHTVNTLDEHLDMLMVCHHLNPAVPEDLAFAESRIRPSTIAAEDILHDLGAISMIGSDSQAMGRIGEVVTRTWQTAHVMKRRRGALPGDTAADNNRARRYVAKYTICPAVAHGLDAEIGSVEAGKLADLVLYEPAFFGVRPSLVLKGGFIAWAAMGDANASIPTPQPVLPRPMFGAAPGPAAAGSLMFVAPAALQDGLDERLGLAKPMVATADVRRRGKADLPENTATPDIRVDPDTFTVRVDGEAVEAAPATELPMAQRYFLF, via the coding sequence GGGCGGCATGGCCACCGGCGACGAGGCGGTGTTCGGCGGCGGCAAGGTCATCCGCGAGTCGATGGGCCAGGCCCGCGCCACCCGCGCGCAGGGCGCGCCCGACCTGGTGATCACCGGCGCGGTCGTGCTGGACCACTGGGGGGTCGTCAAGGCCGACGTCGGCATCCGGGACGGACGGATCAGCGCGCTGGGCAAGGCCGGCAACCCCGACACCATGGACGGCGTCCACCCGGACCTGGTGATCGGACCCGGCACGGAGATCATCGCGGGCAACGGGAAGATCCTGACCGCGGGCGCGGTCGACACCCACGTCCACTTCATCTGCCCGCAGCAGGTCCCCGAGGCGCTCGGCACGGGCGTCACCACGCTCATCGGCGGCGGCACCGGGCCGGCGGAGGGCACCAAGGCGACCACGGTCACCGCGTCGCCGTGGAACCTGCACCGGATGATGTCCGCGATGGACGGCTGGCCGGTCAACGTCGCCCTGCTCGGCAAGGGCAACACGGTCAGCGAGGACGCGATGTGGGAGCAGCTGCGTGCCGGCGCGGCCGGCTTCAAGCTGCACGAGGACTGGGGCACCACCCCGGCGGCGATCGACGCCTGCCTGCGCGTCGCCGACGCCTCAGGGGTGCAGGTGGCCCTGCACTCCGACACGCTCAACGAGGCCGGGTTCGTCGAGGACACCCTCGCCGCGATCGCCGGCCGGGCGATCCACGCCTACCACACCGAGGGCGCCGGCGGCGGGCACGCGCCGGACATCATCACCGTCGCCTCGTTCGCGAACATCCTGCCGTCGTCGACGAACCCCACCCGGCCGCACACCGTCAACACCCTCGACGAGCACCTCGACATGCTGATGGTCTGCCACCATCTGAACCCCGCGGTGCCCGAGGACCTGGCGTTCGCGGAGAGCCGCATCCGGCCGTCCACGATCGCGGCCGAGGACATCCTGCACGACCTGGGCGCGATCTCGATGATCGGCTCGGACTCGCAGGCGATGGGCCGCATCGGCGAGGTCGTCACCCGGACCTGGCAGACCGCGCACGTCATGAAGCGCCGCCGTGGCGCGCTGCCCGGCGACACGGCCGCCGACAACAACCGGGCCCGGCGCTACGTCGCCAAGTACACGATCTGCCCGGCGGTGGCGCACGGCCTGGACGCCGAGATCGGGTCGGTCGAGGCCGGGAAGCTGGCCGACCTGGTGCTCTACGAGCCGGCCTTCTTCGGGGTGCGGCCGTCGCTGGTCCTCAAGGGCGGTTTCATCGCGTGGGCGGCGATGGGCGACGCGAACGCCTCGATCCCGACCCCGCAGCCGGTGCTGCCGCGGCCCATGTTCGGCGCCGCCCCCGGCCCGGCCGCGGCGGGCTCGCTGATGTTCGTCGCGCCCGCGGCGCTGCAGGACGGCCTCGACGAGCGGCTGGGCCTGGCCAAGCCGATGGTCGCCACGGCGGACGTCCGCCGGCGGGGCAAGGCGGACCTGCCGGAGAACACCGCGACCCCGGACATCCGCGTCGACCCGGACACCTTCACCGTGCGCGTCGATGGCGAGGCGGTGGAGGCGGCCCCGGCCACCGAACTGCCCATGGCCCAGCGGTACTTCCTCTTCTGA
- a CDS encoding cell division protein SepF produces the protein MDATTPRKARARATVPTVAPISYNDFSQPVDRLRDGIPMLVDLERGGETLERRFLDFAAGAVYALAGHIERIAPHAYLVVPAGVELPVEDVHHLREKYLGRGESAAPGISVRRS, from the coding sequence ATGGACGCGACCACGCCCCGAAAAGCCCGGGCCCGGGCCACCGTGCCCACCGTCGCGCCGATCAGTTACAACGACTTCTCCCAGCCGGTGGACCGCCTGCGCGACGGCATTCCCATGCTGGTGGACCTCGAGCGCGGCGGCGAGACCCTGGAGCGCCGGTTCCTCGACTTCGCCGCCGGCGCCGTCTACGCCCTGGCCGGGCACATCGAGCGGATCGCCCCGCACGCCTACCTCGTGGTGCCGGCCGGCGTGGAACTGCCCGTCGAGGACGTCCATCACCTGCGGGAGAAGTACCTCGGGCGCGGCGAGAGCGCCGCGCCCGGCATCAGCGTGCGGCGTTCTTGA
- a CDS encoding phytanoyl-CoA dioxygenase family protein, giving the protein MGSSVLTPFAEPGVFQPTGAAGPVAPDGLDLDEIVAFYRRYGFVVLRGVLGEPLVTRIEAECSAAQAGVLSGGLPVRHGSTQYLDDAGKVERFVNYVEHVEELAPAVRAAAALPVLVDVVRNLIGSGAGPGIWLNDSDKAGIIYQDARPGRESGYSRIGWHSDWQAMPSLDIWPGLAFTIHIDATSPANGFLRMVPGSHQWATPAPYRNINGVAVPADARPAGGYTDTPPPFGMPLGFEKVPGEIAVYADRGDVLLHDAYTWHSAARATEDTAVRRHVRGSYLAGDESSYRPQFVKNAAR; this is encoded by the coding sequence ATGGGATCGTCCGTGCTCACACCGTTCGCCGAGCCGGGGGTCTTCCAGCCCACGGGCGCCGCCGGGCCGGTGGCGCCCGACGGGCTGGATCTGGACGAGATCGTGGCGTTCTACCGGCGGTACGGGTTCGTGGTCCTCCGCGGTGTCCTGGGCGAGCCGCTCGTCACCCGGATCGAGGCCGAGTGCTCGGCCGCCCAGGCCGGTGTGCTCTCCGGTGGTCTTCCCGTCCGGCACGGCTCCACCCAGTACCTCGACGACGCCGGCAAGGTCGAGCGCTTCGTCAACTATGTCGAGCACGTCGAGGAGCTCGCGCCGGCCGTGCGCGCGGCGGCGGCCCTGCCGGTGCTGGTGGACGTCGTCCGTAACCTGATCGGTTCCGGAGCGGGCCCGGGGATCTGGCTGAACGACTCGGACAAGGCCGGCATCATCTACCAGGACGCCCGCCCGGGCCGCGAGTCCGGCTACAGCCGCATCGGCTGGCACTCCGACTGGCAGGCGATGCCCAGCCTGGACATCTGGCCCGGGCTGGCGTTCACCATCCACATCGACGCGACGAGCCCGGCGAACGGCTTCCTGCGGATGGTGCCGGGCAGCCACCAGTGGGCCACACCCGCCCCCTACCGCAACATCAACGGGGTGGCCGTCCCGGCCGACGCCCGCCCGGCTGGCGGCTACACCGACACACCACCGCCGTTCGGGATGCCGCTCGGGTTCGAGAAGGTCCCCGGCGAGATCGCGGTGTACGCCGACCGGGGCGACGTCCTGCTCCACGACGCCTACACCTGGCACTCGGCGGCGCGGGCGACCGAGGACACGGCCGTGCGCCGGCATGTGCGCGGCTCGTACCTCGCCGGGGACGAGTCGTCCTACCGCCCGCAGTTCGTCAAGAACGCCGCACGCTGA
- a CDS encoding urease accessory protein UreF — MTGHVEARAALLLLADGRLPAGGHAHSGGVEAAVLDGSITGLGDLAEFLHGRLATSGLLAASFAAAVCRSVRAAGPATELVADVLAVFEAEVDARTPSPAQRAASRAQGRTLMRVARAAWAVPAHPPAPHHCVALGIVAASAGLEPRDAALAAAHSSVNGPATAAVRLLGLDPLAVTGVLAEIAAEVDRTAAAADAASALRSPERLPAGSAPQLDLLAERHRTAEVRMFTS; from the coding sequence ATGACAGGTCACGTGGAGGCACGGGCGGCGCTGCTGCTCCTGGCCGACGGGCGTCTACCCGCCGGCGGGCATGCCCACTCCGGAGGCGTCGAGGCCGCCGTGCTCGACGGGAGCATCACCGGGCTCGGGGACCTCGCCGAGTTCCTGCACGGCCGCCTCGCGACGTCGGGGCTGCTCGCCGCGTCCTTCGCGGCGGCGGTCTGCCGGTCGGTCCGCGCGGCCGGGCCCGCGACCGAGCTGGTGGCGGACGTTCTCGCCGTCTTCGAGGCCGAGGTCGACGCCCGCACCCCCTCGCCCGCCCAGCGGGCCGCCAGCCGCGCCCAGGGCCGCACCCTGATGCGGGTGGCCCGGGCGGCCTGGGCGGTCCCCGCTCATCCCCCGGCGCCGCACCACTGCGTCGCGCTCGGCATCGTCGCCGCCTCGGCCGGGCTCGAACCGCGGGACGCGGCGCTGGCGGCCGCCCACTCGTCCGTCAACGGCCCGGCGACGGCGGCCGTCCGCCTGCTGGGGCTCGACCCGCTGGCCGTCACCGGTGTCCTCGCCGAGATCGCCGCCGAGGTCGACCGCACCGCGGCCGCCGCCGACGCGGCGTCGGCGCTGCGCTCCCCGGAGCGCCTGCCCGCCGGCAGCGCCCCCCAGCTGGACCTGCTGGCCGAACGGCACCGCACGGCCGAGGTCCGGATGTTCACTTCCTGA
- a CDS encoding TetR/AcrR family transcriptional regulator, with protein MSVADGAVRRSRAVAGEALRREAIEAAAGLLVSAGPQALTMRRVATAIGASTTVLYTVFGGKDGVADALYRAGFERLRARLEAVVAADPLVRLHELAHAYRRSALTDRSFYAVMFERAVPGYEPGPESLEVARASLAVLVDAVRDAMAAGLLGGDDPEPVARLLHAAAHGAVSLEISGHLEGAGALRCFRELTAAAFAASARPTAH; from the coding sequence GTGAGTGTCGCGGACGGCGCCGTGCGCCGTTCCCGCGCCGTGGCGGGGGAGGCGCTGCGGCGGGAGGCGATCGAGGCGGCCGCCGGGCTGCTGGTCAGCGCCGGCCCGCAGGCGCTGACGATGCGCCGCGTCGCCACGGCGATCGGCGCGTCGACCACCGTGCTCTACACGGTCTTCGGTGGCAAGGACGGCGTGGCCGACGCGCTCTACCGGGCGGGGTTCGAGCGGCTGCGGGCCCGGCTCGAAGCCGTCGTGGCGGCCGACCCGCTCGTCCGCCTGCACGAACTGGCCCACGCCTACCGGCGCAGCGCGCTCACCGACCGGTCGTTCTACGCGGTCATGTTCGAGCGGGCCGTACCCGGCTATGAACCCGGCCCGGAGTCGCTGGAGGTGGCCCGCGCGAGCCTGGCCGTCCTCGTCGACGCGGTGCGTGACGCGATGGCCGCCGGGCTGCTCGGCGGTGATGATCCGGAGCCGGTCGCCCGTCTCCTGCACGCCGCCGCCCACGGCGCGGTCAGCCTGGAGATCTCCGGTCATCTGGAGGGTGCGGGCGCCCTGCGCTGCTTCCGGGAGCTGACCGCGGCGGCCTTCGCCGCGAGCGCGCGTCCCACCGCGCACTGA
- a CDS encoding TlpA disulfide reductase family protein produces the protein MDEIETVDVTVLEAGRTSLLPARIEPGGPERTGFTGSAGRSGPPGRVLVRSAEGGELLGWHLRPQGWCRGDVCIPASVTARRLGVGERGPGSEDWIDVAEFAELTGRLAMVDAARRVVALGPAAASHELRGLLDGGAPDDGVAPDVALPDLEGRLTALSDLRGRKVAVVAWASWCGCRYDLPAWAAQHDELADQGFTLVTVALDADPAAAREWIEAAGGTHPALIDTDGVLAERYSLTNVPTVFWIDEAGHLVRPPDTQTATDTFRSMNGIDSARALAALRRWVTTGRPGLGTEDVRRHLRPPSDDDQRARLAAAIGIHLYRAGWVEAAAGHLEEAGRLSPHQVAIRRGTMRLRGADPFGQEYFDLRAELEANGVPIYRPLPDWQAEETGTEPPPPVAAAGSTPPVDAAERPTPVDATERPAPVDAGGSGYGVGGRSSVDR, from the coding sequence GTGGACGAGATCGAGACAGTGGATGTGACGGTTCTGGAGGCCGGTCGAACGAGCCTGCTGCCCGCGCGGATCGAGCCCGGTGGCCCGGAACGCACTGGGTTTACCGGGAGTGCGGGGAGGTCGGGGCCGCCGGGGCGGGTGCTCGTTCGGTCGGCCGAGGGCGGTGAGCTGCTCGGGTGGCACCTGCGGCCACAGGGGTGGTGCCGCGGTGATGTCTGCATCCCCGCGTCCGTCACCGCGCGCCGGCTCGGCGTGGGGGAGCGGGGGCCCGGTTCGGAGGACTGGATCGACGTCGCCGAGTTCGCCGAGCTGACCGGGCGGCTCGCCATGGTCGACGCGGCCCGGCGGGTGGTCGCGCTCGGCCCGGCGGCGGCCAGCCACGAACTGCGCGGCCTGCTCGACGGCGGAGCGCCCGACGACGGTGTCGCGCCCGACGTGGCGCTGCCCGACCTGGAGGGCAGGCTGACCGCGCTGTCGGACCTGCGGGGGCGCAAGGTTGCCGTCGTCGCCTGGGCGTCCTGGTGCGGTTGCCGCTACGACCTGCCGGCCTGGGCGGCCCAGCACGACGAACTCGCCGATCAGGGGTTCACCCTGGTCACGGTCGCGCTGGACGCGGACCCGGCAGCCGCCAGAGAGTGGATCGAGGCCGCCGGCGGAACCCATCCCGCGCTGATCGACACCGACGGGGTGCTGGCCGAGCGGTACAGCCTGACCAACGTCCCGACCGTGTTCTGGATCGACGAGGCCGGTCACCTCGTCCGGCCGCCCGACACGCAGACCGCCACGGACACCTTCCGGTCCATGAACGGCATCGACTCCGCCCGCGCGCTCGCGGCGCTGCGCCGCTGGGTGACCACCGGGCGTCCGGGGCTCGGCACCGAGGACGTCCGTCGGCACCTGCGCCCGCCGTCCGATGACGACCAGCGCGCCCGGCTGGCCGCCGCGATCGGGATCCACCTGTACCGCGCCGGCTGGGTCGAGGCGGCGGCGGGCCACCTCGAGGAGGCGGGTCGGCTGTCACCCCACCAGGTGGCGATCCGGCGCGGGACGATGCGGCTGCGCGGCGCCGACCCGTTCGGCCAGGAGTACTTCGACCTGCGGGCCGAGCTGGAGGCGAACGGTGTCCCGATCTACCGTCCGCTCCCGGACTGGCAGGCCGAGGAGACCGGCACGGAGCCGCCCCCGCCCGTCGCCGCGGCCGGATCGACTCCGCCTGTCGACGCGGCTGAGCGGCCGACGCCCGTCGACGCGACCGAACGGCCCGCGCCTGTCGACGCGGGCGGGTCGGGTTACGGCGTCGGCGGGCGCTCGTCGGTGGACCGGTGA
- the ureG gene encoding urease accessory protein UreG — MHLEHDRPLGGGGAPAASRGAGPRWQSPPGTPATPAPTDRALRVGVGGPVGSGKTALVAALCRELAGRIRLGVVTNDIYTTEDADFLRSAGVLDPERIRAVETGCCPHTAIRDDITANLDAVEDLESDLGRLDLILVESGGDNLTATFSYGLVDRQIFVIDVAGGDKVPRKGGPGVAGSDLLVVNKTDLAPLVGADLAVMARDAAAMRGGRADRPVLFTSLRSTAGAADVAGWVLAQLPSPARPE; from the coding sequence GTGCACCTGGAACACGATCGGCCTCTCGGCGGCGGGGGCGCGCCGGCCGCGTCCAGGGGCGCGGGCCCGCGTTGGCAGAGCCCGCCGGGTACGCCCGCCACGCCGGCGCCCACCGACCGGGCCCTGCGGGTGGGGGTCGGCGGCCCGGTGGGAAGCGGGAAGACGGCCCTGGTGGCCGCGCTGTGCCGGGAGCTGGCGGGGCGGATCAGGCTCGGTGTGGTGACGAACGACATCTACACCACCGAGGACGCCGACTTCCTGCGCTCGGCCGGGGTCCTCGACCCGGAGCGCATCCGCGCGGTCGAGACGGGGTGCTGCCCGCACACGGCGATCCGCGACGACATCACCGCCAATCTCGACGCGGTGGAGGATCTCGAGTCCGACCTCGGCCGGCTCGACCTCATCCTGGTCGAGAGCGGTGGCGACAATCTGACCGCGACCTTCAGCTACGGCCTCGTCGACCGGCAGATCTTCGTGATCGACGTCGCCGGCGGGGACAAGGTGCCCCGCAAGGGCGGGCCGGGTGTGGCCGGCAGCGACCTGCTGGTCGTCAACAAGACCGATCTCGCTCCGCTCGTCGGCGCCGACCTGGCCGTGATGGCCCGCGACGCCGCTGCCATGCGTGGCGGGCGGGCCGACCGGCCGGTGCTGTTCACCAGCCTTCGCTCAACCGCCGGAGCCGCGGACGTCGCCGGCTGGGTCCTCGCCCAGCTACCGTCGCCCGCCCGTCCCGAGTGA
- a CDS encoding urease accessory protein UreD, whose translation MLPPEVGPSAVSRPEAGPPEAGTRAVPSHTTVRARAALRVELDGTGTARLTELRAAVPVLPRRTGGSGRVVVVHLVGGAGGPLAGDDLGLDIVVGAGAHLVVRSVAATVALPGHGAGPSTFTVRAQVGPAAMLSFLPEPTVIARGARHRMITEITLAADARLRYREEIVLGRFGEPGGDLETSLRVELDQAPGPDGPDWPDWPDCPDGPARTSTGPWRRPLLHQELRLGPRVPGVAGPAVLAGARAVGSVLVAGPAVGPEPVAAAVGDGVALMPLAGPGALVCALADDALVLRRRLDSLSDTLTGSLVDPLPVGS comes from the coding sequence GTGCTCCCGCCCGAGGTCGGCCCGTCGGCGGTCAGCCGCCCCGAGGCCGGCCCGCCGGAGGCCGGCACACGGGCGGTGCCGTCCCACACGACCGTTCGGGCGCGCGCCGCGCTCCGGGTCGAGCTGGACGGCACCGGAACGGCCAGGCTCACCGAGCTGCGCGCGGCGGTGCCCGTGCTGCCGCGGCGCACCGGCGGGTCGGGGCGGGTCGTGGTGGTCCACCTCGTGGGCGGGGCGGGTGGCCCGCTCGCCGGCGACGATCTGGGCCTCGACATCGTCGTCGGTGCCGGGGCGCACCTGGTGGTGCGGTCGGTGGCCGCGACCGTGGCCCTGCCCGGCCACGGCGCCGGGCCGTCGACCTTCACGGTGCGGGCCCAGGTGGGTCCGGCCGCGATGCTGTCGTTCCTCCCGGAGCCGACCGTCATCGCCCGGGGGGCCCGGCACCGGATGATCACCGAGATCACCCTGGCGGCGGACGCGCGGCTGCGGTACCGCGAAGAGATCGTCCTTGGCCGGTTCGGCGAGCCGGGCGGCGACCTCGAGACCTCCCTGCGGGTGGAGCTCGACCAGGCCCCGGGGCCGGACGGGCCCGACTGGCCCGACTGGCCCGACTGCCCTGATGGGCCCGCGCGGACCAGCACCGGGCCGTGGCGGCGGCCGCTGCTGCATCAGGAGCTGCGGCTGGGCCCGCGCGTCCCGGGGGTGGCCGGACCGGCGGTGCTCGCCGGCGCCCGGGCCGTCGGGTCAGTCCTGGTCGCCGGGCCGGCGGTCGGTCCCGAGCCGGTCGCCGCCGCGGTAGGGGACGGTGTCGCCCTGATGCCCCTGGCCGGACCAGGGGCCCTCGTCTGCGCGCTGGCGGACGACGCCCTCGTCCTGCGCCGCCGCCTCGACTCCCTGAGCGACACCCTGACCGGTTCCCTGGTCGACCCGCTTCCCGTCGGGAGCTGA
- a CDS encoding response regulator transcription factor, protein MANRVLIAEDEHRIASFIEKGLRANGFLPVRVGDGASALEVALRGDVDLIVLDLGLPDMDGFSVLRRLRAAGLEVPVIVLTARDGVRDTVAALEGGADDYMSKPFRFEELLARVRLRLRADRAPEATVLRVRGVSLDLRTRRAQVGGRTVDLTAREFVLAETFLRHPGQVLAREQLLSAVWGYDYDPGSNVVDVYVGYLRRKIGADRITTVRGMGYRLEA, encoded by the coding sequence GTGGCCAACCGGGTGCTGATCGCCGAGGACGAGCACCGGATCGCCTCCTTCATCGAGAAGGGCCTGCGGGCGAACGGGTTCCTGCCGGTCCGCGTCGGTGACGGCGCGTCCGCGCTGGAGGTCGCCCTACGGGGCGACGTCGACCTGATCGTCCTCGACCTTGGCCTGCCTGACATGGACGGCTTCTCCGTGCTGCGGCGGCTGCGCGCGGCCGGGTTGGAGGTGCCGGTAATCGTGCTGACCGCGCGCGACGGCGTGCGTGACACCGTGGCCGCGCTCGAGGGCGGTGCCGACGACTACATGTCCAAGCCGTTCCGGTTCGAGGAGCTGCTGGCACGCGTCCGGCTGCGGCTGCGGGCGGACCGGGCGCCCGAGGCGACCGTCCTACGGGTCCGGGGGGTCAGCCTCGACCTGCGCACCCGCCGGGCCCAGGTGGGTGGCCGCACGGTCGACCTGACGGCCCGGGAGTTCGTGCTCGCGGAGACGTTCCTGCGCCACCCCGGCCAGGTGCTGGCCCGCGAACAGCTGCTCTCCGCCGTCTGGGGCTACGACTACGACCCGGGCAGTAACGTCGTGGACGTCTACGTCGGATATCTACGCCGCAAGATCGGCGCCGACCGCATAACCACCGTACGCGGCATGGGATATCGGCTGGAAGCCTGA
- a CDS encoding sensor histidine kinase, whose amino-acid sequence MRRVVRPVTTSARLHILGWQVLLVAVALAGSVLVSREVLLARVDERVDRGLARQVAELRRLATASVDPRTSRPFSDVRELLEAHLERTIPGSNETMLALVDGRPFRRSAEEPVYRLDNDPAVVAAFGAGPQPRYGTIMTPAGEVRFATVPVQVAGAPERGVFAAAVFADRERAEVEEVVRVLAIVGFAALALAGAGGWLVAGRVLAPVRELRRTAQVISDTDFSRRIPAVGRDEIAELARTFNSMLDRLEDAFATQRAFVDDAGHELRTPITIIRGHLELLSDDPAERVETVALVTDELDRMSRMVDDLLTLAKARRPDFLRVDEVDLAAFTDDLMPRVGALAPRRWRRVDSGSGTVVMDRHRITQALVQLAQNAVQHTAAGDEVRLGSRSRAGAVCFWVADSGPGVAPEDRERIFERFARGRPGRGTSEGAGLGLAIVRAIAVAHGGSVRVLGEPGAGATFELTLPRQGPVGPARPAAAAAAAAAGTGTGTVAAAESD is encoded by the coding sequence ATGCGCCGCGTCGTGCGCCCTGTCACGACCTCGGCGCGCCTGCACATCCTCGGCTGGCAGGTGCTGCTGGTCGCGGTCGCGCTCGCCGGGTCGGTGCTGGTCTCGCGCGAGGTGCTCCTGGCCCGGGTGGACGAGCGCGTCGACCGCGGCCTGGCGCGGCAGGTCGCCGAGTTGCGCCGCCTCGCCACGGCCAGTGTCGACCCGCGGACGTCCCGGCCGTTCTCCGACGTGCGTGAGCTTCTGGAGGCGCACCTGGAGCGCACCATCCCGGGATCCAACGAGACGATGCTCGCGCTCGTCGACGGCAGACCGTTCCGGCGCAGCGCCGAGGAGCCGGTCTACCGGCTCGACAACGACCCGGCCGTGGTCGCCGCCTTCGGCGCTGGGCCGCAGCCGCGGTACGGGACGATCATGACGCCGGCCGGCGAGGTGCGGTTCGCCACCGTCCCGGTCCAGGTGGCGGGCGCCCCGGAGCGCGGCGTCTTCGCCGCGGCGGTCTTCGCCGACCGGGAGCGGGCCGAGGTGGAGGAGGTGGTCCGGGTACTGGCGATCGTCGGTTTCGCGGCGCTGGCCCTGGCCGGAGCCGGCGGCTGGCTGGTGGCCGGCCGGGTGCTCGCCCCGGTGCGGGAGCTGCGCCGCACCGCCCAGGTCATCAGCGACACGGACTTCTCCCGGCGCATCCCGGCGGTGGGCCGGGACGAGATCGCGGAACTGGCCCGGACCTTCAACAGCATGCTCGACCGGCTGGAGGACGCCTTCGCGACGCAGCGCGCGTTCGTCGACGACGCCGGGCACGAGCTGCGGACCCCCATCACGATCATCCGTGGGCATCTGGAACTGCTCTCCGACGATCCGGCGGAGCGCGTCGAGACCGTCGCCCTGGTCACCGACGAGCTGGACCGGATGAGCCGTATGGTCGACGACCTGCTGACCCTGGCGAAGGCGCGTCGGCCCGACTTCCTGCGGGTCGACGAGGTCGATCTGGCCGCGTTCACCGACGACCTGATGCCGCGGGTCGGCGCGCTGGCGCCACGGCGGTGGCGACGGGTGGACAGCGGTTCGGGAACGGTGGTGATGGACCGCCATCGGATCACCCAGGCCCTCGTCCAGCTCGCGCAGAACGCCGTGCAGCACACCGCCGCCGGCGACGAGGTGCGCCTCGGCTCCCGCTCACGCGCCGGCGCCGTGTGCTTCTGGGTGGCCGACTCCGGGCCGGGGGTCGCCCCCGAGGACCGGGAACGGATCTTCGAGCGGTTCGCCCGCGGTCGCCCCGGCCGCGGGACGTCGGAGGGCGCCGGCCTCGGCCTGGCGATCGTGCGGGCGATCGCGGTGGCGCATGGTGGGAGTGTCCGGGTGCTCGGCGAGCCCGGTGCGGGGGCGACCTTCGAACTGACGCTGCCCCGCCAGGGCCCGGTCGGCCCCGCGCGGCCCGCAGCCGCAGCCGCAGCCGCAGCCGCGGGCACGGGCACGGGCACGGTCGCGGCTGCGGAGAGTGACTGA